In Neovison vison isolate M4711 chromosome 11, ASM_NN_V1, whole genome shotgun sequence, one genomic interval encodes:
- the LETM2 gene encoding LETM1 domain-containing protein LETM2, mitochondrial, which yields MAFYNYKTVLAIARTRFPSYFVHPTSSYSPSFAFLHLPDSHLNRTYIKNCVSKKYSYPNQSGNKVLHLRARIIQKLHTSTCWLQEVPGKPQLQQTPKKPQATSPQPAEGTGTKIKEEKRSYRQRIMDELKYYYNGFYLLWIDTKVAARMVWRLLHGQVLTRRERRRLLRTCADFFRLVPFMVFIIVPFMEFLLPAFLKFFPEMLPSTFESESKKEEKQKKKMAAKLELAKFLQETITEMARRNRAKLGDDSIQFSSYVKQVQTGHKPSTKEIVRFSKLFEDQLTLESLDRPQLVALCKLLELQAFGTNNLLRFQLLMKLKSIKADDEVIAKEGVSALSVSELQAACRARGMRSLGLTEEQLRQQLTEWQDLHLKENVPPSLLLLSRTFYLIDVKPKPIEIPLSGESSKTDIPVESPTSLGSKETLVDLAPPLKGTKDEEFIQLPPVPSSPITPSTPLPLPKGPITSAKEATLQAESQKATQNSKASSKGA from the exons ATGGCCTTCTACAATTATAAAACAGTCTTAGCTATTGCCCGGACAAG ATTCCCTAGCTATTTTGTCCATCCTACCAGCTCTTACTCcccatcatttgcatttcttcacTTGCCAGATTCCCATTTAAATAGAACATACATCAAGAACTGTGTAAGCAAGAAGTACTCCTATCCTAATCAGTCAGGCAATAAAGTACTTCACCTACGAGCTAGAATAATACAGAAGCTGCACACATCAACTTGCTGGTTACAAGAGGTCCCTGGTAAACCTCAACTGCAGCAAACCCCAAAAAAGCCTCAGGCGACAAGCCCTCAGCCCGCAGAAGGAACTGGCACGAAGATTAAGGAAGAAAAGCGATCTTATAGACAAAGAATTATGGATGAACTTAAATATTATTACAATGGATTCTACTTGCTGTGGATTGACACCAAAGTTGCGGCCAGAATGGTTTGGAGGTTGTTGCACGGACAGGTGCTGACCAGACGAGAGAGACGAAGG CTCTTGAGGACTTGTGCCGATTTCTTCCGCCTGGTTCCATTTATGGTTTTCATAATTGTACCCTTCATGGAATTCTTATTACCAGCATTTCTGAAATTCTTCCCAGAGATGTTGCCATCAACTTTTGAAAGTGAATCCAAAAAG gaggaaaaacagaaaaagaaaatggctgCAAAGTTGGAACTAGCAAAATTTCTTCAAGAAACGATTACAGAAATGGCCAGGAGGAACAGGGCCAAGCTGGGAGACGACTCCATACAGTTCTCCTCCTATGTCAAACAG GTCCAGACAGGCCACAAGCCCAGCACAAAGGAGATAGTTCGATTTTCCAAACTGTTTGAAGATCAGCTAACCCTGGAGAGCCTAGATCGACCTCAGCTGGTTGCCCTCTGCAAGCTTCTAGAGTTGCAGGCCTTTGGAACCAACAATTTGCTCCGCTTTCAACTTCTGATGAAACTAAAGTCTATAAAAGCAGATGATGAA gtaatTGCCAAAGAAGGGGTGAGCGCTCTGAGCGTGTCGGAACTACAAGCAGCCTGCAGGGCCCGGGGGATGAGATCCCTGGGTCTCACTGAGGAACAACTGAGACAGCAGCTCACAGAG TGGCAGGACCTCCACCTGAAGGAGAACGTCCCTCCTTCTCTGTTGCTTCTGTCACGAACCTTCTACCTGATCGATGTGAAGCCAAAGCCAATCGAGATACCACTAAGTGGGGAG TCTTCCAAAACAGATATTCCTGTGGAATCACCTACTTCTCTTGGATCTAAGGAGACGCTGGTGGATTTAGCACCTCCACTGAAGGGAACTAAG GATGAAGAATTTATACAGCTGCCGCCGGTTCCGTCATCCCCCATAACACCATCGACACCTCTCCCGTTACCTAAGGGACCCATCACTTCTGCTAAAGAAGCT ACACTCCAGGCCGAATCACAAAAGGCAACGCAGAACAGCAAGGCAAGTTCTAAAGGTGCATAA